The following coding sequences are from one Humulus lupulus chromosome X, drHumLupu1.1, whole genome shotgun sequence window:
- the LOC133805557 gene encoding uncharacterized protein LOC133805557: MSSETIEKNNLKSLEEEEIMVEKNLENENDDVIVNEDGQENINENEVDIERKDVHDNLSSDVSYNIYDPGWWKIIDTKLRDLLVEKCPIRINDIVFPKDENSRHFSTFYYMRKLSNGETYDRRWLVYSMDFDKVYCFCCKLFHSNSTNNMNQLGNEGIKEWKNLGTRLKTHETSNEHIFNMNAWIDLELRLANNKTIDKSVQERINKEKEHWMNVLVRIIAIVKSLAKNNLAFRGNNEKIYQENNGNYFSLIEMIAEFDPIMQEHVRCIQNSEIHNNYLGHRIQNELIQLLARVKNTILKKVKEAKYFSDILDCTPDLSHQEQMSLILSELTKEIENLKLDINDIRGQGYDNGSNMKGKHQCVQKRLLELNPRALYTPCGCHSLNLVLCDVANSCVKVVSFFGVLQRIYSLFSSSHKRWTILKNNISTLTVKSLSQTRWESRIESVKAIRFQTPKIRDALLELAETSDDPKIKSEAKCLATYELENFEFLLGMTIWFDILFVVNSISKNLQCKNMDIDNAINQLDDLLSYFENHRKDGFVSAMIFS, encoded by the exons ATGAGTAGTGAaacaattgaaaaaaataatttgaaatcacTAGAGGAAGAGGAAATTATGGTAGAAAAGAACTTAGAGAATGAGAATGATGATGTAATTGTTAATGAAGATGGTCAAGAAAATATTAATGAAAATGAAGTTGATATAGAAAGAAAAGATGTTCATGATAATTTGAGTAGTGATGTTTCTTATAATATTTATGATCCCGGATGGTGGAAAATTATTGATACTAAATTAAGAGATTTGTTAGTAGAAAAATGTCCAATTAGAATAAATGATATAGTTTTTCCAAAAGATGAAAATTCTAGGCATTTTTCCACTTTTTATTACATGAGAAAATTATCGAATGGAGAAACATATGATAGAAGATGGTTGGTATATTCTATGGATTTTGACAAGGTGTATTGTTTTTGTTGCAAATTATTTCATTCTAATTCTACTAATAATATGAATCAATTAGGCAATGAAGGAATTAAGGAATGGAAAAATCTTGGTACTAGGCTTAAAACACATGAAACAAGTAATGAGCATATTTTTAACATGAATGCTTGGATTGACTTAGAATTGAGACTTGCAAATAATAAAACAATAGATAAAAGTGTGCAAGAACGAATTAATAAGGAGAAGGAACATTGGATgaatgttttagtaagaataatTGCTATTGTAAAAAGTCTAGCTAAGAATAATTTGGCATTTCGTGGAAATAATGAAAAGATCTACCAAGAGAACAATGGaaattattttagtttaattgAAATGATTGCTGAATTTGATCCAATTATGCAAGAACATGTTCGATGTATTCAAAACAGTGAAATTCATAATAATTATTTGGGACATAGAATTCAAAATGAGTTGATTCAATTATTAGCGAGAGtgaaaaatacaattttgaaaAAAGTCAAAGAAGCAAAATATTTTTCAGATATACTTGATTGTACTCCTGATTTAAGTCATCAAGAACAAATGTCTCTTATATTGAG TGAACTCACAAAAGAAATTGAAAATTTGAAACTTGACATTAATGACATAAGAGGACAAGGATATGATAATGGATCTAACATGAAAGGAAAGCACCAATGTGTACAAAAGAGATTATTAGAGTTAAATCCTAGAGCATTATATACACCTTGTGGTTGTCATAGTCTTAATTTAGTACTTTGTGATGTTGCTAATTCTTGTGTTAAAGTTGTATCATTTTTTGGTGTTTTACAACGTATATATTCATTATTCTCTTCTTCACATAAGCGATGGacaatattgaaaaataatatatctactTTGACTGTGAAATCATTGTCTCAAACTCGTTGGGAAAGTCGTATTGAAAGTGTTAAGGCAATTAGATTTCAAACTCCAAAAATAAGAGATGCTTTGCTTGAACTAGCAGAAACAAGTGATGATCCTAAAATAAAGAGTGAAGCTAAATGTCTAGCAACCTATGAATTAGagaattttgaatttttgttaGGCATGACTATTTGGTTTGATATTTTGTTTGTTGTCAATTCAATTAGTAAAAATTTACAATGTAAAAATATGGATATTGACAATGCTATAAATCAGTTAGATGACCTTCTTTCTTATTTTGAAAATCATAGGAAAGATGGATTTGTTTCTGCTATGATTTTCAGCTAA